Proteins encoded in a region of the Planococcus citri chromosome 1, ihPlaCitr1.1, whole genome shotgun sequence genome:
- the LOC135842904 gene encoding prolyl 4-hydroxylase subunit alpha-2-like — MNLDQFEKTMMKNSFGDTMMPDDIQPPTAQHLKQVVQSLINFQYFYSLEPQQIMNGTFMGLQLNTSLPLDSCYFIGKTCFELNEHADASDWLKAYLSLSADDEEHRKKVNKLLYPSYIFLDYVYDAFIAASNYLKDDPHNIPATDAVLDLSLQLGKLNSYGLSSIETHRLCRGEYDAKSAVAQLNLKCRYKHDGSAFLKIAPLKEEELYNDPKILLYREVLYDSEIEKMKAWAAQNLNVATVVARSGQSEKAFNYRISETGFMPNQSPEFSNLYKRIEDISEFHLQVGEMWQFLGYMPGGHYAMHSDYLPDKDNTVQSYGNREISMLFYLNEVSLGGETVFTRLRLAVKPIRGAAILWYNLQADGSYNYKTDHCACPVIIGEKWGFTQWIRSKDQQCLRQIFENNSTKKFSQTNKILKNLN, encoded by the exons ATGAATCTGGATCAATTTGAgaaaactatgatgaaaaacAGCTTCGGTG ATACCATGATGCCTGATGACATTCAACCTCCTACTGCACAACATCTCAAACAAGTCGTCCAATCGTTaatcaattttcagtatttttacaGCTTGGAACCACAGCAAATTATGAATGGAACATTCATGGGTCTTCAATTAAATACGTCGTTACCTTTGGATTCATGTTACTTCATAGGAAAAACGTGTTTCGAATTAAATGAACACGCTGACGCTTCAGACTGGTTAAAAGCGTATTTGTCTTTATCAGCAGATGATGAAGAACATcgtaaaaaagtcaacaaattaTTATATCCCTCTTACatatttttag ACTATGTGTATGATGCATTCATTGCTGCATCTAACTACTTGAAAGATGATCCTCACAATATACCTGCCACAGATGCTGTACTTGATTTAAGCTTACAACTAGGAAAG ctcaactcatacggcctttCCAGCATAGAAACCCATCGTCTCTGTCGAGGAGAGTATGATGCTAAATCTGCTGTAGCTCAACTCAATCTCAAATGCAGATATAAACACGATGGCTCAGCATTTCTGAAAATAGCTCCACTCAAGGAAGAGGAACTATACAACGATCCGAAAATTCTGCTCTATAGAGAAGTCTTATACGATtcggaaattgagaaaatgaaagcCTGGGCTGCTCAGAAC TTGAATGTAGCAACGGTAGTGGCAAGAAGTGGACAAAGCGAAAAGGCGTTCAATTATCGAATAAGCGAAACTGGATTCATGCCTAATCAATCTCCTGAGTTTTCCAATTTGTATAAACGCATAGAAGATATATCAGAGTTTCATCTTCAAGTTGGCGAAATGTGGCAATTTCTCGGTTACATGCCTGGAGGTCATTATGCAATGCATTCTGATTATTTACCCGAC AAAGACAATACGGTTCAAAGTTATGGAAATCGTGAAATATCCATGTTATTCTAC CTCAACGAAGTCAGCTTAGGAGGTGAAACAGTCTTCACCCGTCTTCGTTTGGCCGTAAAACCTATCAGAGGTGCGGCAATCCTTTGGTATAATCTTCAAGCTGATGGATCCTATAACTACAAAACAGATCATTGTGCTTGTCCTGTTATCATAGGAGAGAAATGGG GTTTCACACAATGGATTCGATCAAAAGATCAACAGTGCCTaagacaaatttttgagaacaattCGACTAAGAAATTCTCgcaaacgaataaaattttaaagaaccTAAACTGA